Proteins found in one Primulina eburnea isolate SZY01 chromosome 16, ASM2296580v1, whole genome shotgun sequence genomic segment:
- the LOC140816128 gene encoding uncharacterized protein, with amino-acid sequence MTQFFAQFAGNQTVVDTGTMPRPEVVYERFRRMDPKEFSGTTYPMTAEGWIKSIEVIYAFMKLQDVDRFRYATFLLTGDAGLWWESKSVSVNLQTLTWNGFKKVFYSKYFTEEVCSYLTREFISLRHGDNSVADFVRKFERGCHFVSLIANDTRENQRNFMDGLRPILHRDIRVSGPTTYTVAGSRALAARQDKRDIEVDRHGKGLYETPCFEESL; translated from the coding sequence ATGACCCAGTTCtttgcacagtttgcggggaaccagactGTAGTAGATACAGGGACGATGCCCAGACCTGAGGTAGTTTACgagaggtttaggaggatgGATCCGAAGGAGTTCTCGGGGACTACTTATCCGATGACAGCggaaggatggattaagtccatcgaggtaatctaTGCGTTTATGAAGCTGCAGGATGTAGACAGATTTAGATATGCCACCTTTTTGTTGACTGGAGACGCCGGGCTTTGGTGGGAAAGCAAGTCAGTGTCAGTGAACTTACAAACACTAACGTGGAATGGGTTCAAgaaggttttctactccaagtacttcactgaagaagtatGCTCCTACTTAACCAGGGAGTTCATTTCGTTGCGACATGGAGACAACAGCGTGGCAGACTTcgtcaggaagtttgagagggggtgtcactttgtgtcCCTAATTGCTAATGATACCCGGGAGAATCAGAGGAATTTTATGGATGGTTTGCGGCCTATCTTACACCGTGATATCAGGGTTTCTGGTCCTACAACTTATACAGTTGCCGGGTCGAGAGCTTTGGCGGCAAGGCAAGACAAAAGGGACATTGAGGTCGATAGGCATGGAAAGGGGCTCTATGAGACACCTTGTTTTGAGGAATCTttgtaa